Genomic window (Bacillus vallismortis):
TGAGATAAACCAAAAAGACTGGCCCGCTTTGCGGAGCCAGTCTTTGTTTTTATGCTTGATGTAAAAATTTCACACAAACCGGGTAAGGGACGGAAACAGTTGAAGGAAGCACTGTCAATCGGCCGGTTTCTTTGTCTCTTTCAAACAGGACAAGATTGCCTGTTTCTTCATTTGAAGCAACAAGAAACGCTTCCGTTGGATCAAGGACGAAGTCGCGAGGCCAGTTTCCTTCTGTCGAGACTCTTTCTACGAATGCCAGCTCGCCTGAATATTGATTCACTTCAAATACAGCGATACTGTCATGGCCGCGGTTTGCGACGTAAACAAAACGGCCGTCCTGTGTGACATGAATTGCGCTTCCTTGGCTGTTATCCGTAAAATCATCAGGAATGGCAGAGACGACCTGGGTTTCTCTGAATTCGCCGGCTGTCGGATTATATTCAAGCGCAATCACTTCATTGCTTAATTCTGTCATCACGTAAGCGTATTTTTCTTTCGGATGAAAAGCGATATGGCGAGGTCCTGTGCCGGGAGCGAAGGCATGGCTTCCGGATTCAGTCAATACTCCGTCTTCCATTTTATAGGTGTACAGCTTATCGATTCCTAAGTCAACCGCTACGACATAATTGTGTTCAGGTGTGAACCCCGCGTAATGTATATGCGGTTTTTCTTGCCTTTCGTGCGGCCCTTTTCCTGTGTGAGCGGCTTCTGAAGCAGGTGATTGTAAGCTCCCGTCTTCCTGAATCGGAAAAGCGTGGATTTTCCCGCTGTGATAGTTGGCTGTCAATACGAATTGATTATGTTCATCGGCGTTTACGTGGCACGGCGATGGGCCGTCAATTAACTGATGATTCAGAAATGTCAATTCGCCGCTGTTTTGATCAATTTTATAAGCAGCAACTCCGCCTTGGCCATCTGCTTTTTCAATGGAATAAAGAATGGTGTTGTCTTTATTCGGCGTCACATATGTGGGGTTGCCCAGCTTAGCGGCAAGCTTTGGCTCGCTGAGTGTTTTTTTCTCAGTATCAAGCTCAAATGAATAAACCCCTTCGCTTCCGCCTTTTGTATATGTTCCGACATACCCTATGTACTTTGTCATGCGAATGCCCCCTTAAAAATGATGTCACCTCTATATTAACGTATCTTGATAAAATAAGCTGTTCAAAACTTGAAAAAGGGGAATATTGATCATTCGCCGCGCATCAGCGGCATCGTACAGCACCGGAAGGAGCCGCCTGATTTAATAATTTCTGTAAGGTCAATTTCGATGATGTGATAGCCTCTATTTGATAACTGCTGATTGACATGGCGGTTGCAAGGGAGGCTGATAATTGTTTTTCTTCCAATGGAAAGGACGTTGGTTCCGAGCGTAAATTGTTCATCCTCTGGCACTTCAATGAGATCATAACGTTTTGCCAGCATATCAACTTCCTCTGGCTCAAGGGCTTGAGGATAAATTAACGCTTCGTTTTCAGATACGATGTTAAATACGCAGTCCAAATGCAAATATTTTTCATGCAGGTGAACGGGAACGACTGTATAGTCAGGAAGCGCCTTTTCCAGCTGGCCGATGGCTGACATATCCGTGCGCTGGCTGATTCCGACGTAGACGATCTTACCATCGACAATGACATCACCGCCTTCAATGCTTGTATCAAGCATACGGGTGTAAGGAATGCCTTGACTGTGAAAAAAATCTTTTATGACCGATTCTTCCCCTTGGCGAATCGGCTCATTCATGCTCGAGAGGAAGGCTTTTTCTCCGATGACAAACCCTATGTCCCGGGTGAAGACCTGCTCGGGGAGTCCTTTGCGGACGGGCAAAAGGATGACTTCGATGTTGTGTGACCTGAGTGCTTCAATAAAGCGGTTGTGCTGATCTGCAGCGGTTTTCACATGAATATTGTCATCTTCAAAATGTTTTTGTGTTTCGTTTATGACATCTTTTATCGTCATATGCTCCGGTCTGCATAAAATGACTTTCTCAAGTGCGCCGTATTCCGTTCGGCA
Coding sequences:
- a CDS encoding dimethylarginine dimethylaminohydrolase family protein, which produces MEASIPKQQHKTVCRTEYGALEKVILCRPEHMTIKDVINETQKHFEDDNIHVKTAADQHNRFIEALRSHNIEVILLPVRKGLPEQVFTRDIGFVIGEKAFLSSMNEPIRQGEESVIKDFFHSQGIPYTRMLDTSIEGGDVIVDGKIVYVGISQRTDMSAIGQLEKALPDYTVVPVHLHEKYLHLDCVFNIVSENEALIYPQALEPEEVDMLAKRYDLIEVPEDEQFTLGTNVLSIGRKTIISLPCNRHVNQQLSNRGYHIIEIDLTEIIKSGGSFRCCTMPLMRGE
- a CDS encoding lactonase family protein, coding for MTKYIGYVGTYTKGGSEGVYSFELDTEKKTLSEPKLAAKLGNPTYVTPNKDNTILYSIEKADGQGGVAAYKIDQNSGELTFLNHQLIDGPSPCHVNADEHNQFVLTANYHSGKIHAFPIQEDGSLQSPASEAAHTGKGPHERQEKPHIHYAGFTPEHNYVVAVDLGIDKLYTYKMEDGVLTESGSHAFAPGTGPRHIAFHPKEKYAYVMTELSNEVIALEYNPTAGEFRETQVVSAIPDDFTDNSQGSAIHVTQDGRFVYVANRGHDSIAVFEVNQYSGELAFVERVSTEGNWPRDFVLDPTEAFLVASNEETGNLVLFERDKETGRLTVLPSTVSVPYPVCVKFLHQA